The Prunus persica cultivar Lovell chromosome G8, Prunus_persica_NCBIv2, whole genome shotgun sequence genome includes a region encoding these proteins:
- the LOC18767749 gene encoding ras-related protein Rab7, whose product MSLRRRTLLKVIVLGDSGVGKTSLMNQYVHKKFSQQYKATIGADFVTKELQIDDRLVTLQIWDTAGQERFQSLGVAFYRGADCCVLVYDVNVMKSFDTLENWHEEFLKQANPPDPKTFPFILLGNKIDIDGGNSRVVSEKKAKDWCTSKGNIPYFETSAKEDYNVDAAFLCIAKTALANEHEQDIYFQGIPEAVSESDQRGGCAC is encoded by the exons ATGTCATTGCGTAGACGAACTTTGCTCAAGGTCATCGTTCTCGGCGACAGTGG GGTTGGCAAGACGTCGTTGATGAACCA ATATGTGCATAAGAAGTTCAGTCAGCAGTATAAAGCTACAATAGGTGCCGATTTTGTCACGAAAGAACTCCAAATTGATGACAGGCTCGTCACTTTACAA ATTTGGGACACAGCTGGGCAGGAAAGATTTCAGAGTCTTGGAGTTGCATTTTACAGGGGGGCAGATTGCTGTGTTTTAGTTTATGACGTTAATGTAATGAAGTCCTTTGATACTCTTGAGAATTGGCACGAGGAGTTTCTCAAGCAG GCCAACCCTCCGGATCCCAAGACATTTCCGTTTATATTGCTTGGTAACAAGATTGATATTGATGGGGGGAATAGTCGCGTG GTTTCTGAGAAGAAAGCAAAGGACTGGTGCACATCAAAGGGGAATATTCCTTACTTTGAGACATCAGCAAAAGAAGATTACAATGTTGATGCTGCATTCCTTTGTATTGCGAAGACTGCTCTTGCAAATGAACATGAGCAGGACAT ATATTTCCAAGGCATCCCAGAGGCTGTTTCAGAGTCTGATCAAAGAGGGGGTTGTGCATGCTGA
- the LOC18768068 gene encoding TMV resistance protein N, with amino-acid sequence MALSTQRTSAFLSSADQSAPRQWNHDVFLSFRGVDTRNSFVSHLYHELQHMGIKTFKDDPKLERGTTISSELFNAIQESRLAIVVLSQNYASSSWCLEELTKILQCMKSKGTVLPVFYNVDPSDVRKQSGSFAGAFIEHEKRFREDIEKVMRWRDALTEVANLSGLDSKNECERKLIEKIVEWVWSKVHRTYKLSDSTELVGIKFTPEQIDLLLAPSDDVRFIGIWGMGGIGKTSIAKLVYESISIHFEVSCFLANVREVSERGHLVDLQRQLLFPILKEQIIRVWDEQWGTYFIKNCLCNKKVLLILDDVNESSQLEKLVGEKDWFGKGSRIIITTRDERLLVKHDMQVSYKVEGLGDDEALELFSRNAFKKIEPEEGFQELSKCFVNYARGLPLALKILGCSMYKRDRDEWKSELDKLQKIPKSTIFDLLKLSYDGLDEMNKNIFLDIAFFYKGKGKEEVIEILDSYGVCGRIGINALIHKSLLTIVRNNIVEMHDLIQEMALKIVRRENPEEPGERSRLCHHNDISHVFLNNTATNKIQGIALRMAELEEVGWNCEAFSKMLYLKFLEFDNVIISSNPTFLPNSLRIMKWNWYPSKIFPSDFQPIFLVRVEMRHNKLVRLWDGRKDLPNLKYMDLGYSKNLATTPNFTRIPKLEELYLEGCEKLVEIHPSIADLKWLKRLDFGGCSKVKKIPEFSGEMKNLLMLNLGGTSIENLPSSVGCLVGLSALHLSNCKNLLSLPSAICNLKSLAWLLANGCSNIEELPENLGDMECLKWLRLDGTAIRQLPPSIVRLKNLEYLVLSRCGSEANKSRFWWGLPCLSQRKDFVMGSLHGLWSLTELDLSDCGLCEGDLPGDIGCLSSLQELKLSGNNFVTLPASIRYLSKLKSFYVDRCQRLQQFPHLTSNYLVYIDIDDCTSLIMFPGLPTWNGNIRNYDVKLSCVNCFGLVENEGGCDSLILGVIWRFLQVQVGQLNIVTPGRRIPEWFKNQSVGDSLIVELPPDSCSTWMGFALCAVFEEDHPNPARDLSEFDYFTIDCSSGEKELAYVWLEIGHVVSDHLCVFYVSSEDWKRQCSQMKILFQTYYESRSRPSDRRNCSSIKKCGLRLVHEQDMEQLNQIMMMNQAINISITASLRNSADASSSGSSQQKSLRCKKSYALAKGFLTKLVKIFSLLLTTAVFMKSFNNGEKWGCVGLLIWRVTTLMSYLGLAPSYFSLLLKSLIKSVILKRGAKFLLTLLKTPPPQVSVHKYLKGQ; translated from the exons ATGGCGTTGAGCACCCAAAGAACCTCTGCCTTTCTTTCTTCAGCTGATCAGTCGGCTCCTCGTCAATGGAACCACGATGTGTTTTTGAGTTTCAGGGGTGTAGACACTAGAAACAGCTTTGTCTCCCATTTATACCACGAATTGCAGCACATGGGCATTAAAACATTCAAGGATGATCCAAAGCTTGAAAGAGGGACAACTATTTCTTCAGAGCTCTTCAATGCAATCCAAGAATCAAGGCTTGCAATCGTTGTTCTCTCGCAAAActatgcttcttcttcctggTGCTTGGAGGAACTTACAAAGATTCTCCAATGCATGAAATCCAAGGGCACAGTTCTGCCAGTGTTTTATAATGTGGATCCCTCTGATGTACGAAAACAAAGCGGCAGTTTTGCAGGCGCGTTCATTGAGCATGAGAAAAGGTTCAGGGAAGACATAGAAAAGGTGATGCGCTGGAGAGATGCTTTAACAGAAGTTGCCAATTTATCTGGGTTGGATTCAAAGAATGA GTGTGAAAGAAAGCTCATTGAAAAGATTGTTGAATGGGTGTGGAGCAAAGTGCATCGCACATACAAATTGTCAGATTCCACAGAGTTAGTGGGAATTAAGTTTACACCTGAGCAAATAGACTTGCTTTTAGCTCCTTCAGATGATGTTCGTTTTATAGGGATATGGGGGATGGGCGGCATTGGCAAGACTAGCATTGCTAAGCTAGTTTATGAGAGCATTTCTATTCATTTTGAAGTTAGCTGCTTTCTTGCTAATGTTAGAGAGGTTTCTGAACGTGGTCATCTTGTTGATCTACAAAGACAGCTTCTTTTCCCGATCTTGAAGGAGCAAATTATTCGAGTTTGGGATGAACAGTGGGGTACCTATTTCATTAAGAATTGCTTATGTAATAAAAAGGTTCTTCTCATTCTTGATGATGTGAATGAATCAAGCCAACTAGAGAAATTGGTTGGAGAAAAGGATTGGTTTGGTAAGGGGAGTAGAATCATCATTACAACTAGAGATGAACGGTTGCTAGTTAAGCATGATATGCAGGTATCATACAAGGTAGAGGGATTAGGTGATGATGAGGCTCTTGAGCTCTTTAGTCGGAatgcctttaaaaaaattgaacccgAGGAAGGTTTTCAGGAATTGTCTAAGTGCTTTGTAAATTATGCTAGAGGCCTTCCATTAGCTCTTAAAATTTTGGGATGCTCTATGTATAAGAGAGATCGAGATGAATGGAAAAGTGAATTGGATAAGCTACAGAAAATTCCTAAGTCAACAATTTTCGATTTGCTCAAACTAAGTTATGATGGACTAGATGAGATGAACAAGAATATATTTCTTGATATTGCATTTTTCTATAAAGGAAAGGGCAAGGAGGAAGTAATTGAAATACTAGATAGTTATGGCGTATGTGGTCGTATTGGGATAAATGCTCTCATTCATAAATCGCTTTTAACTATCGTCCGAAACAACATTGTTGAGATGCATGATTTGATACAAGAAATGGCATTGAAAATTGTTCGCCGAGAGAATCCTGAAGAGCCTGGTGAACGCAGTCGATTGTGCCATCATAATGACATTTCTCATGTATTTCTAAACAATACG GCAACTAACAAAATTCAAGGCATCGCCTTAAGGATGGCGGAACTTGAAGAGGTGGGTTGGAATTGTGAAGCATTTTCTAAGATGCTTTACCtgaaatttcttgaatttgataaTGTGATCATTTCTTCAAACCCCACATTTCTTCCTAATTCCTTAAgaattatgaaatggaattgGTATCCTTCCAAAATTTTCCCATCAGATTTTCAACCAATTTTCCTTGTTAGAGTTGAGATGCGTCACAACAAACTTGTTCGGCTTTGGGATGGAAGAAAG GACTTGCCCAACTTGAAATATATGGACCTTGGTTACTCAAAAAACTTGGCAACAACCCCAAATTTCACTCGCATTCCAAAACTCGAGGAGTTGTATCTTGAAGGGTGTGAGAAATTAGTTGAGATTCATCCGTCAATTGCAGATCTCAAATGGCTAAAAAGGTTGGATTTTGGTGGTTgctcaaaagtaaaaaagattCCAGAATTTTCaggagaaatgaaaaatttgttaatgcTTAATTTAGGGGGGACGTCCATTGAGAATTTACCTTCATCAGTTGGATGTCTTGTTGGCCTTTCTGCTTTGCATCTAAGCAATTGTAAAAATCTCTTGAGTCTTCCTAGTGCAATTTGTAATTTGAAGTCTCTTGCATGGCTTCTGGCGAATGGATGTTCAAATATTGAAGAACTCCCAGAAAACTTGGGGGATATGGAGTGTTTAAAATGGCTTCGTTTGGATGGGACTGCTATAAGACAGCTCCCACCCTCTATTGTTCGTTTGAAAAATCTGGAATATCTAGTTTTGAGTAGATGTGGATCAGAGGCTAATAAATCAAGGTTTTGGTGGGGCCTTCCCTGCTTATCTCAAAGAAAAGATTTTGTGATGGGTTCGCTACATGGTTTATGGTCTTTAACGGAATTGGATCTGAGTGATTGTGGTCTTTGTGAAGGGGATCTTCCCGGAGATATTGGCTGCTTATCCTCTTTACAAGAATTAAAGCTTAGTGGAAACAATTTTGTTACCCTTCCTGCAAGCATTAGATATCTTTCTAAGCTTAAGTCATTTTACGTGGATAGGTGCCAAAGGCTTCAACAATTTCCTCATCTTACATCAAATTACTTAGTATATATAGACATAGACGATTGCACTTCCTTAATAATGTTTCCAGGTCTGCCAACGTGGAATGGAAACATAAGAAATTATGATGTTAAGTTGAGTTGTGTGAATTGCTTTGGATTGGTTGAGAATGAAGGCGGCTGCGATAGTTTAATACTTGGAGTGATATGGAGATTCCTTCAG GTACAAGTTGGCCAATTAAACATTGTAACTCCTGGAAGGAGAATTCCAGAGTGGTTCAAAAATCAAAGTGTGGGAGATTCCTTAATTGTGGAGCTACCTCCGGATTCTTGTAGCACCTGGATGGGGTTTGCTTTATGTGCTGTCTTTGAAGAAGATCACCCAAATCCAGCTCGTGACCTTTCtgaatttgattattttacAATTGACTGTTCCTCCGGAGAAAAAGAGCTTGCGTATGTTTGGTTAGAGATAGGGCATGTTGTGTCAGATCACCTTTGTGTATTTTATGTGTCTAGTGAGGATTGGAAGAGGCAATGCAGTCAGATGAAGATTTTATTCCAAACTTATTATGAGAGTCGTTCTAGGCCCTCAGACAGAAGAAATTGCTCGAGTATAAAGAAGTGTGGGTTGCGTTTGGTGCACGAGCAAGACATGGAACAACTCAACCAAATCATGATGATGAACCAAGCCATCAACATCAGCATTACTGCTTCTCTTCGCAATTCAGCTGATGCAAGTTCAAGTGGTAGCTCTCAACAAAAATCTCTCCGCTGCAAGAAAAGCTATGCTCTTGCCAAAGGGTTTTTAACAAAACTTGTAAAGATTTTCTCCCTCCTTTTAACAACTGCAGTTTTTATGAAATCTTTCAACAATGGTGAAAAATGGGGTTGCGTAGGACTTTTGATTTGGAGGGTAACCACTTTGATGTCCTACTTAGGCCTTGCCCCCTCTTATTTTTCACTATTGCTAAAAAGTTTAATCAAAAGTGTTATTCTTAAGAGAGGAGCTAAATTTTTGCTAACTTTGTTAAAAactcctcctcctcaagtGTCTGTACATAAATACTTGAAAGGCCAATAA